Proteins from one Fragaria vesca subsp. vesca linkage group LG6, FraVesHawaii_1.0, whole genome shotgun sequence genomic window:
- the LOC101314774 gene encoding solute carrier family 25 member 44-like → MAAASQPIGHTEINWDKLDKTKFYVVGAGLFTGVTVALYPVSVVKTRLQVATRESVERNALSVIKGIWKADGVPGLYRGFGTVITGAVPTRVLFMTALETTKVAAFKLVEPFKFSEPMQAALANGLAGMTASLFSQTIFVPIDVVSQRLMVQGYSGHARYTGGMDVARQILKTDGIRGFYRGFGLSIMTYSPSSAVWWASYGSSQRLIWSFLAHGSDEAPPSVGKIMSVQATGGIIAGATASCITTPLDTIKTRLQVGHEKRPTTSEVVKNLIRDDGWKGFYKGLGPRFFSMSAWGTSMILAYEYLKRVCAKDE, encoded by the exons ATGGCTGCTGCGTCCCAACCCATTGGCCATACCGAGATTAACTGGGACAA GCTAGATAAGACTAAATTTTATGTGGTTGGAGCTGGATTGTTTACAGGGGTCACAGTGGCACTGTACCCAGTTTCTGTTGTGAAAACCAGGCTGCAAGTTGCTACAAGAGAATCTGTAGAGAGGAATGCATTGTCTGTGATCAAAGGCATTTGGAAAGCGGACGGTGTTCCTGGTTTGTATAGAGGGTTTGGTACGGTTATAACTGGGGCTGTTCCGACTAGGGTTTTATTCATGACTGCGCTCGAGACAACAAAGGTGGCTGCTTTCAAATTGGTTGAGCCATTCAAGTTTTCTGAGCCGATGCAGGCCGCTTTGGCTAATGGACTGGCTGGAATGACCGCCTCGCTTTTTTCTCAGACCATCTTTGTTCCTATTGATGTG GTTAGTCAACGGTTGATGGTGCAAGGCTATTCAGGGCATGCAAGGTACACTGGGGGGATGGACGTTGCTCGTCAGATATTGAAGACCGATGGCATCAGGGGGTTTTATAGAGGATTTGGACTTTCCATTATGACCTACTCTCCATCCAGTGCTGTATGGTGGGCTAGTTACGGTTCAAGCCAGCGCCTAATCTGGAG TTTCTTAGCCCATGGCTCAGACGAAGCTCCCCCTAGCGTGGGGAAAATAATGTCTGTTCAAGCTACTGGTGGTATCATTGCGGGTGCAACAGCTTCCTGCATAACAACCCCTTTAGACACAATCAAGACACGCTTACAG GTCGGACATGAAAAGAGACCCACTACAAGTGAAGTTGTTAAAAACTTGATTAGAGATGATGGTTGGAAAGGTTTTTACAAAGGACTAGGTCCAAGATTTTTCAGTATGTCTGCATGGGGCACTTCGATGATACTGGCTTATGAATATCTGA AGCGAGTATGTGCAAAAGATGAATAG